The following proteins are co-located in the Pyrobaculum calidifontis JCM 11548 genome:
- a CDS encoding TrmB family transcriptional regulator, giving the protein MALRHVWIVLLLAAVVAAVLYLAFRLFKPVKASLREETELEAKLLAALAKGPLSAEEAAAAVGADEGAVAYALGKLAREGYVEAVGEGRYALRHGVC; this is encoded by the coding sequence ATGGCTTTGCGCCACGTGTGGATTGTCCTACTGCTCGCGGCCGTCGTGGCGGCGGTGCTGTACCTAGCCTTTAGGCTCTTCAAGCCGGTGAAGGCCTCTCTGAGAGAGGAGACGGAGCTCGAGGCCAAGTTGCTCGCCGCCTTGGCCAAGGGCCCTCTGTCCGCGGAGGAGGCGGCGGCCGCGGTGGGCGCAGACGAGGGGGCTGTGGCCTATGCGCTTGGGAAACTGGCGAGAGAGGGATACGTGGAGGCGGTGGGGGAGGGGCGCTATGCGCTTAGACATGGAGTGTGCTAA
- a CDS encoding pyridoxal phosphate-dependent aminotransferase, translating into MSLPPPAGVIKLDQNEVPIPPPQHVVEAAAQALAVANWYQPAALYDEVRALYAEYAGVAPAHVWLFPGADDFFEYILHRARKVAVVSPTYFLFEDQARFHGVELLQTPLRGEEFKLDLAEFLSAAKRADAVYIDNPNNPTGQLLLRPKEVEEVLALGKPTVVDEAYFEFSGVTVAQLAEAWPNLAVVRTMSKAFLLAGMRVSPVIVGAGYRLHYNTVRFRVSLSSLAAARAALYNRGYVGEVVKIVKEGAAYLREELARLGIKAWPTYANFILVKGPPGLAAVLREYGVWVRDEEQRLGPGHVRITVGTPEINAQLVRTLKTVLKASLPQPSA; encoded by the coding sequence GTGTCTCTGCCGCCCCCGGCAGGGGTAATCAAGCTAGACCAAAACGAGGTCCCAATACCCCCGCCCCAGCATGTGGTAGAGGCGGCGGCGCAGGCCTTGGCAGTGGCCAACTGGTATCAGCCAGCTGCGCTGTACGACGAAGTCAGAGCCCTCTACGCCGAATACGCCGGCGTGGCCCCCGCCCACGTGTGGCTCTTCCCAGGAGCAGACGACTTCTTCGAATACATACTCCACAGGGCAAGGAAGGTGGCGGTTGTGTCGCCCACATACTTCCTTTTTGAAGACCAGGCGAGGTTCCACGGTGTGGAGCTCCTCCAGACCCCGCTCAGGGGGGAGGAGTTCAAGCTAGACCTCGCCGAGTTTCTCTCCGCGGCCAAGAGGGCAGACGCCGTGTATATAGACAACCCAAACAACCCCACGGGGCAACTCCTCCTACGGCCGAAGGAAGTGGAGGAGGTCCTGGCCCTGGGGAAGCCCACGGTGGTAGACGAGGCATACTTCGAGTTCTCCGGCGTCACCGTCGCGCAGTTGGCCGAGGCGTGGCCGAATCTTGCAGTGGTGAGGACGATGTCTAAGGCCTTCCTCCTCGCCGGTATGAGGGTGAGCCCAGTCATCGTAGGCGCGGGGTACAGGCTCCACTACAACACCGTGAGGTTCAGAGTGTCTCTCTCCTCCCTCGCCGCGGCCCGCGCCGCATTGTACAACAGAGGCTACGTGGGGGAGGTGGTGAAGATTGTGAAAGAGGGCGCCGCCTACCTCCGGGAGGAGCTCGCCCGACTGGGGATAAAGGCATGGCCCACATACGCCAACTTCATCTTAGTCAAGGGCCCCCCTGGCCTCGCCGCCGTGCTGAGGGAGTACGGCGTGTGGGTGAGAGACGAGGAGCAGAGGCTGGGCCCCGGCCACGTGCGAATAACAGTGGGCACGCCTGAGATAAACGCCCAGCTCGTCAGAACGCTGAAGACTGTGCTTAAAGCTTCTCTACCTCAGCCGTCAGCTTAG
- a CDS encoding SufD family Fe-S cluster assembly protein: MDLKRAKELGAELAGKLPWQEIADSPAVRYYTDWSKFEGFKPLGRPPAVSARLGPCEVVVQNGVFAGAGECEGVEVETAGEVFNLAPLDSKILALHAAALEEAVKVRVKRAVPLLVVKLEALGEGHVASHVVLEVEGGGSVVVYASNGRGAMHTVVVEGWARAPTEYVLVSKAEGPQYVHSVFYTASSVQARPLVVGGVMNAVREEYRIGEEAVAEAIGLELGLGEARIDHVVSLINDAPRGVGRAKLFAVAADKSFVTQRAVGRITKRGVMSDSSVEGVVFIAGEGAVANTQPIILVETGEVAGARHSAADASLDEEKEFLLRARGIRREDIPKLLIASFVDQYLASLTDTAAEYLRRAVLGEVAAHLAPISAASQHAAH, translated from the coding sequence ATGGATCTTAAGAGGGCGAAGGAGTTGGGCGCAGAGCTGGCGGGGAAGCTACCCTGGCAAGAGATCGCCGACTCGCCCGCGGTTAGGTACTACACTGACTGGTCTAAGTTTGAGGGGTTTAAGCCGCTGGGGAGGCCCCCCGCCGTTTCGGCGCGGCTTGGGCCTTGCGAGGTAGTGGTGCAGAACGGGGTCTTCGCCGGGGCTGGCGAGTGCGAGGGAGTGGAGGTAGAGACGGCGGGGGAAGTGTTCAACCTGGCCCCCCTCGACAGCAAGATCCTTGCCCTGCACGCCGCGGCGCTTGAGGAGGCCGTGAAGGTGAGAGTCAAGAGGGCCGTCCCTCTGCTCGTGGTCAAGCTGGAGGCCCTCGGCGAGGGCCACGTGGCCAGCCACGTGGTGTTGGAGGTGGAGGGCGGCGGCTCGGTGGTGGTGTACGCGTCCAACGGGAGGGGGGCCATGCACACAGTTGTGGTGGAGGGGTGGGCCAGGGCCCCCACGGAGTACGTCCTCGTGTCTAAGGCGGAGGGTCCGCAGTACGTACATTCAGTATTCTACACGGCCTCCTCGGTGCAGGCCAGGCCGCTGGTCGTGGGGGGCGTCATGAATGCTGTGCGAGAGGAGTACCGCATTGGGGAAGAGGCGGTTGCAGAGGCCATAGGCCTCGAGCTAGGCCTTGGGGAGGCCAGGATAGACCACGTCGTATCGCTTATAAACGACGCGCCGAGGGGTGTCGGGCGGGCGAAGCTCTTCGCAGTAGCGGCTGACAAGTCCTTTGTCACTCAGAGGGCCGTGGGGAGGATCACTAAGCGAGGCGTCATGAGCGACAGCTCGGTGGAGGGTGTGGTCTTCATAGCGGGGGAAGGCGCCGTCGCCAACACCCAGCCCATCATACTCGTGGAGACGGGCGAGGTGGCTGGCGCGCGCCACTCCGCCGCCGATGCGTCGCTGGACGAGGAGAAGGAGTTCCTCCTACGCGCCCGCGGTATAAGGAGAGAGGACATCCCCAAGCTCCTCATAGCGAGCTTCGTCGACCAATACCTCGCCTCCCTCACCGACACAGCCGCCGAGTACTTGAGAAGGGCCGTCTTAGGCGAAGTGGCGGCACACCTCGCTCCCATAAGCGCCGCTTCTCAACACGCTGCACACTAG
- a CDS encoding elongator complex protein 3, with protein sequence MEKPLRFIRAASGVHVVAVMTHPMPCPGRCTFCPTARDAPKSYLSDSPVVLRAKRSGYDPYLQTAGRVKVYLENGHVPSKVEVVVMGGTFSALPRGYREWFVANVYKALNDYPNWAAKAAESPSLEFEQLRNEAALLRMVALAVETRPDYVDEGEVDFLLQLGVTRVELGVQSIYDDVLAKVKRGHGAREAAEATALLKDAAYKVCYHLMPGLPGSDPDRDLEMFKTVFSDPAYMPDCVKIYPLYVVPGTELYEQWRRGGYKSYDEETWLELLAKIYASVPRWARVMRLGRDIPLHHVVDGPRWGNMRQVVLKKMAEVGLPCVEIRCREVGVKLANGAPVEPGPIEIKRAVYEASGGVEVFLEAVGPDDTLYGILRLRMPHAPRRPELSRRTALVRELHVYGPAVPVGERGIWWQHMGIGRRLMAAAEEVAREFGARKVAVISGVGAREYYRKLGYERCGPYMCKPLEKPLGHADEELITV encoded by the coding sequence GTGGAGAAGCCGTTGCGATTTATTCGGGCCGCCAGCGGCGTACACGTCGTGGCCGTCATGACGCACCCCATGCCTTGCCCAGGCCGTTGCACCTTCTGCCCAACTGCCAGAGACGCCCCCAAGTCCTACCTCTCCGACAGCCCAGTGGTGCTGAGGGCCAAGAGGAGCGGCTACGACCCCTACCTCCAGACCGCCGGCAGAGTCAAAGTCTACCTTGAAAACGGCCACGTGCCCAGCAAAGTAGAGGTGGTGGTGATGGGGGGCACCTTCTCCGCCCTGCCCCGGGGGTACAGGGAGTGGTTTGTGGCAAACGTCTACAAGGCGCTCAACGACTACCCCAACTGGGCGGCCAAGGCCGCGGAGTCCCCCTCGCTGGAGTTTGAGCAACTGCGCAACGAGGCCGCCCTCCTGAGAATGGTGGCGCTAGCCGTGGAGACTCGGCCGGACTACGTCGACGAGGGGGAGGTGGACTTCCTCCTCCAGCTGGGCGTCACCAGGGTGGAGCTGGGGGTGCAGTCCATCTACGACGACGTCTTGGCTAAGGTGAAGAGGGGCCACGGGGCCAGGGAGGCCGCGGAGGCCACTGCCCTTCTAAAGGACGCGGCGTATAAGGTGTGCTACCACCTAATGCCCGGCCTCCCCGGAAGCGACCCAGACCGGGACCTCGAGATGTTCAAGACAGTGTTCTCCGACCCGGCCTACATGCCAGACTGCGTCAAGATATACCCCCTATACGTCGTGCCGGGGACTGAGCTCTACGAGCAGTGGAGGCGCGGCGGGTACAAGAGCTACGACGAGGAGACTTGGCTAGAGCTCTTGGCCAAGATCTACGCCTCTGTCCCCAGGTGGGCCAGAGTCATGAGACTCGGCCGCGACATACCTCTACACCACGTGGTAGATGGCCCAAGGTGGGGCAACATGCGGCAGGTGGTGTTGAAAAAGATGGCCGAGGTGGGCCTCCCCTGCGTAGAGATTAGGTGCCGCGAGGTTGGGGTCAAGTTAGCCAACGGGGCGCCGGTGGAGCCCGGGCCAATTGAGATCAAGAGGGCGGTCTACGAGGCGTCTGGCGGCGTCGAGGTGTTTTTAGAAGCGGTGGGGCCCGACGACACTCTATACGGCATACTAAGGCTTAGGATGCCCCACGCCCCCAGGCGCCCAGAGCTCAGCCGCAGGACGGCCCTAGTGAGAGAGTTGCATGTGTACGGCCCGGCGGTGCCCGTGGGGGAGAGGGGAATATGGTGGCAACACATGGGCATTGGGCGGAGACTCATGGCGGCGGCAGAGGAGGTAGCCAGAGAATTCGGCGCGCGCAAGGTGGCTGTCATATCTGGCGTGGGGGCGCGGGAGTACTACAGAAAGCTTGGCTACGAGAGGTGTGGGCCCTACATGTGCAAGCCCCTAGAGAAGCCGCTGGGGCATGCAGACGAGGAGCTCATAACGGTGTAG
- a CDS encoding DEAD/DEAH box helicase: MEVSELPLDARLIAVLKERGVGRLFPPQVEAVRAGIFDGRSVLLCTATASGKSLLAEVAAVKAGLEGRMALYAVPLKALAYEKLVHFSYYRGLVKVGVSTGDFDSDDRRLHEFDVVVVTYEKLDSLLRHRPNWLGLVGVVVVDEIHYLGDPRRGPVLESIVAKLRHLGLKTQFIGLSATVGNAGEVAAWLGARLVESSWRPVPLREGVYHGGVIRFSDGSMQRVNAPGDAEVALAVDAVAGGGQALVFTNSRSSTVRLAKAVAKAMEAAGLVPRGAKALAEEVLKASSSKIIGRELADLVARGVAFHNAGLELEVRRLVEDGFRRGLLKVVVSTTTLAAGVNLPARRVVVADYERFDPALGREEIPVLEYRQMAGRAGRPGLDPYGEAVLVARSKGEAEYLMERYVRGQVEGVRSHILAEPNLRAHVLGAVGGGYAKSLDDLVDFFSNTLGAAQMKTSLKLSILRSKIGGVVEELVEWGFLERDGDFVYATELGRQVARLYLDPEVAAGYIRLIKSLRAGNVPAYLYVVLTAPDFPRVRRGRADKRVVEGILAALDVEEDEEFEDLARTASMLMAWIEEVDEDVIYEKFDVAPGDLRVYVDLFQWLGNAAAKLARLVGREEHGKRLEVVTARVVYGVREELLGLVTSLRGVGRVRARTLYNFGYRTLEDIARATVREIASLPGFGEKLAESVIEQARQMLAEGLRGEV, translated from the coding sequence GTGGAGGTCTCTGAGCTTCCTCTGGACGCCAGGCTCATTGCCGTGCTTAAGGAGCGTGGGGTGGGGCGGCTGTTTCCGCCTCAGGTGGAGGCGGTGAGGGCCGGGATTTTTGACGGGAGGAGCGTCTTGTTATGTACGGCGACTGCCTCGGGGAAGTCGCTTTTGGCCGAGGTGGCGGCGGTCAAGGCGGGCTTGGAGGGGCGCATGGCGCTCTACGCTGTGCCCCTCAAGGCTCTTGCCTATGAGAAGCTTGTCCACTTCTCCTACTACAGGGGGCTTGTGAAAGTGGGGGTGTCTACCGGCGACTTTGACTCGGACGACAGGCGGCTCCACGAGTTTGACGTGGTGGTGGTTACGTATGAGAAGTTGGACAGCCTCCTGCGCCATAGGCCGAACTGGCTCGGGCTCGTGGGCGTCGTGGTGGTGGACGAGATTCACTACCTGGGGGACCCGAGGAGGGGGCCCGTCCTCGAGTCTATTGTGGCTAAGCTGAGGCACCTCGGCCTAAAAACCCAGTTCATCGGCTTGAGCGCCACTGTGGGGAACGCGGGGGAGGTGGCGGCGTGGCTTGGGGCTAGGCTTGTGGAGTCTAGCTGGCGGCCAGTGCCCCTCAGAGAGGGTGTGTACCACGGCGGGGTGATCCGCTTCTCCGACGGCTCCATGCAACGCGTGAACGCGCCGGGGGACGCGGAGGTGGCCTTGGCTGTGGACGCGGTGGCAGGCGGGGGCCAGGCCCTGGTCTTCACCAACAGCAGGAGCTCCACCGTCAGACTGGCCAAGGCCGTGGCGAAGGCCATGGAGGCGGCCGGCCTTGTGCCGCGGGGGGCCAAGGCGCTGGCCGAGGAGGTCCTCAAGGCGTCCTCTAGCAAGATCATTGGCAGAGAGCTCGCCGACCTTGTGGCGAGGGGGGTGGCGTTCCACAACGCGGGGCTTGAGCTAGAGGTGAGGAGGCTTGTGGAGGATGGGTTTAGGAGGGGCTTGCTCAAGGTGGTGGTGTCTACCACGACTCTGGCGGCCGGGGTCAACCTCCCGGCGAGGCGTGTGGTGGTCGCCGACTACGAGCGCTTTGACCCAGCGCTTGGCCGGGAGGAGATCCCCGTGCTTGAGTATAGGCAGATGGCGGGGAGGGCGGGGAGGCCTGGCCTGGATCCATACGGCGAGGCTGTGCTTGTGGCGAGGAGCAAGGGGGAGGCGGAGTACCTAATGGAGCGCTATGTGAGGGGGCAAGTGGAGGGGGTCCGCTCCCACATCTTGGCTGAGCCCAACCTCAGGGCCCACGTGCTGGGCGCCGTGGGCGGGGGCTACGCCAAGTCTCTAGACGACCTTGTGGACTTCTTCTCCAACACCCTGGGCGCGGCGCAGATGAAGACCTCGCTCAAGTTGTCTATCCTCAGGTCTAAGATCGGCGGCGTGGTGGAGGAGTTAGTGGAGTGGGGCTTCCTTGAGCGAGACGGCGACTTTGTATATGCCACGGAGCTTGGGAGACAGGTGGCTAGGCTTTACCTAGATCCAGAGGTGGCCGCCGGCTACATACGGCTGATCAAGTCGCTGAGGGCGGGGAACGTGCCTGCCTACCTCTACGTGGTCTTGACAGCCCCCGACTTCCCCAGGGTGAGGAGGGGCAGGGCGGACAAGCGTGTGGTAGAGGGAATCCTCGCGGCGTTGGATGTGGAGGAGGACGAGGAGTTTGAGGACTTGGCCCGGACCGCGTCTATGCTCATGGCGTGGATTGAGGAAGTCGACGAGGACGTGATATATGAGAAGTTCGACGTGGCTCCGGGCGATTTGAGGGTGTACGTGGATTTGTTCCAGTGGCTTGGCAACGCCGCGGCCAAGCTTGCGCGTCTCGTGGGCCGCGAGGAGCACGGGAAGAGGCTTGAGGTGGTCACGGCGAGGGTGGTGTACGGGGTGAGGGAGGAGCTCTTAGGCCTAGTGACCTCTCTCAGGGGGGTGGGGCGCGTCAGGGCCCGCACGCTCTACAACTTTGGCTACAGGACGCTTGAGGACATAGCCAGGGCTACCGTTAGAGAGATTGCCTCGTTGCCGGGCTTTGGGGAAAAACTGGCGGAGTCTGTGATTGAGCAGGCTAGGCAGATGCTGGCCGAGGGGCTACGGGGGGAGGTCTAG
- a CDS encoding glycosyltransferase 87 family protein — protein sequence MLRLLPPAAVLAAGLLIRAYFAPFTVGSDVVQFAGFADSVHRHGLCFYKYAGGENAEAEGWAYPWPFPYGPLAVALLAVARLLAPGAVEKVGEWVYAPPDWIVASKALFIAFDTAVAVLIYSNGAGWPTWRRTAAMALYYLNPAVIYTSAIYGMLDPLPAALLIAALRLRGGFWAGALLGLAAATKLNAAPAALFAALASPSLRLAAGFAAGALVPVMPFEAACPGSLLAWVHAALSVASPGYNPPVVYSFNGVTTLATYLHEKTGGDYLWAIRAWWVAAAAAYAPLLLVARRAGPLASAYLAYLAYTATYWRVNYQYFLLLAGLAALHIAAPGVSRAEKAVSLAHLAAVALWPFLYPVSWWARVHVKEPNEAVATALDAVSLKLLDPEVYVAYSLALTALAYVALAAHYRRWFKRINP from the coding sequence GTGCTCCGCCTCCTACCCCCAGCGGCGGTTCTCGCGGCCGGCCTCCTCATAAGGGCATACTTTGCCCCCTTCACCGTGGGGAGCGACGTGGTGCAGTTCGCCGGATTTGCAGACAGCGTGCACAGACACGGACTCTGCTTCTACAAATACGCGGGGGGAGAAAACGCGGAGGCAGAGGGGTGGGCGTACCCGTGGCCATTCCCCTACGGCCCGCTGGCCGTTGCCCTCTTAGCCGTTGCCAGGCTCCTCGCGCCCGGCGCAGTGGAGAAGGTGGGCGAGTGGGTGTACGCGCCCCCGGACTGGATAGTCGCCTCCAAGGCGTTGTTCATAGCCTTCGACACCGCGGTTGCAGTCCTCATCTACTCTAACGGGGCGGGGTGGCCCACTTGGCGGAGGACAGCCGCCATGGCCCTCTACTACTTAAACCCCGCCGTGATCTACACCTCGGCCATATACGGCATGTTGGACCCACTGCCAGCCGCGCTCCTCATCGCCGCTCTGAGGCTGAGGGGCGGCTTCTGGGCGGGGGCCCTTCTCGGCTTAGCCGCCGCCACGAAGCTAAATGCGGCTCCGGCTGCGCTTTTCGCCGCACTCGCGTCGCCGTCGCTGAGGCTCGCCGCGGGGTTTGCGGCAGGGGCGCTCGTCCCCGTAATGCCCTTCGAGGCGGCGTGCCCCGGTAGCCTCTTGGCGTGGGTCCACGCGGCGCTGTCGGTGGCGTCGCCCGGCTACAACCCCCCTGTGGTGTACAGCTTCAATGGGGTGACTACGCTGGCCACGTATCTGCATGAGAAGACCGGCGGAGACTACTTATGGGCCATCCGTGCGTGGTGGGTCGCGGCCGCGGCGGCCTACGCCCCCCTGCTCCTCGTAGCGAGACGGGCCGGTCCGCTGGCCTCTGCCTACTTGGCGTACTTAGCCTACACGGCCACCTACTGGCGTGTCAACTACCAATACTTCCTCCTCCTGGCGGGCCTCGCCGCGTTGCACATAGCCGCGCCCGGCGTCAGCAGAGCAGAGAAGGCGGTTTCCCTGGCGCACTTGGCGGCCGTCGCCCTTTGGCCCTTCCTCTACCCCGTCAGCTGGTGGGCCCGCGTCCATGTGAAAGAGCCCAACGAGGCGGTGGCAACGGCGCTAGACGCTGTGTCGCTAAAGTTGTTGGACCCCGAGGTATACGTGGCGTACTCCCTCGCGTTAACGGCCCTGGCGTATGTGGCGCTTGCGGCGCACTACCGCCGGTGGTTTAAGCGTATAAACCCCTAA
- a CDS encoding class I SAM-dependent methyltransferase, with product MEWARRAREAYLAIGEEYEATRRRPLPVADFGELGPRALDVGAGRGAQPLYIELAHGFVVHCDLDRRLLPGGDSVECEATRLPFRDGAFDVAYLVAVLHHMPREAAGEALKEAKRVARRVVATVWAPPKWRGREVGRGVWEVPWGDRAVRVYFQYELGDLAEVAPSPPLSMGILRRGRQYNFYILL from the coding sequence ATGGAGTGGGCCAGGAGGGCTAGAGAGGCCTACTTGGCCATTGGGGAAGAGTACGAGGCCACTAGGCGGCGCCCCCTCCCAGTGGCCGACTTTGGAGAACTTGGGCCACGGGCCCTCGACGTGGGGGCAGGCCGCGGCGCCCAGCCCTTGTACATAGAGCTCGCTCACGGCTTTGTGGTACACTGCGACTTGGATAGGAGGCTTCTGCCAGGGGGTGACTCCGTGGAGTGTGAGGCGACACGGCTCCCCTTCAGAGACGGCGCCTTTGACGTGGCCTACCTAGTGGCTGTCCTCCATCACATGCCCCGCGAGGCGGCTGGGGAGGCGCTTAAAGAGGCGAAGAGGGTCGCCCGGCGCGTCGTGGCCACTGTGTGGGCGCCGCCAAAGTGGCGGGGCCGCGAGGTGGGGCGGGGGGTGTGGGAAGTCCCCTGGGGGGATAGGGCCGTTAGAGTGTACTTCCAGTACGAGCTGGGCGACTTGGCGGAGGTGGCGCCGTCGCCGCCCCTCTCAATGGGCATCTTGAGGAGGGGAAGGCAGTACAACTTCTACATACTCCTGTAG
- the mcm gene encoding minichromosome maintenance protein MCM has protein sequence MLEVELDLLRDKIREFITSNEKVSDEVINMIIQQKKSLEVDFHDILMFDKGLADLFIERPRLVLPEADKVVKEVVEEKDPETAKKLRRFYFRVRGSPLVVPLRKLRSEYIGRLIRVEGIVTRQTPPKHFLYKALYRCTQCGYEIELVQELERHVEPPAKCPRCGASKSFTLVTELSQYIDWQKVIVQERPEDLPPGQLPRSVEVVLLDDLVDSVKPGDIVSLTGIVDLTLSELRKGRPPIVTSYIQGVHVETTNKELVEEITSEDEQKILELSRRPDVRELIVRSIAPSIYGYEEIKEAIACLLFGGNEIVYPDGVRVRGDINILLIGDPGTAKSQLLKFVAKIAPRAVYTTGKGSSAAGLTAAVVRDKLTGEFYLEAGALVLADKGVAVIDEIDKMDAKDRVALHEAMEQNTVSISKAGIVATLNARAAVLAAANPAFGRYLPNRTVAENIDLPVSLLSRFDLIFVIRDEPREDFDSAVAGHILDLHSGKTPEAFRDVLRPDFLRKYIMYARRYVRPILSEEAKERIKAFYLEMRRRYQGPGTAIAITARQLEALIRLTTAEAKMRLSPIATAEDAERAIRLYLAFLKSVGIDVESGAIDIDAILTGVPASRREAYIRVVELLKKLEEIEKGPVKVDLLKAEAEKLGIPGPEVQRIIDLLIRNGEAYTPRPGYIKRVA, from the coding sequence GTGCTTGAGGTTGAGCTTGACCTTCTGAGGGATAAGATTAGGGAGTTTATTACGTCGAATGAGAAGGTGTCGGACGAGGTCATCAACATGATTATTCAGCAGAAGAAGTCGCTTGAGGTGGACTTCCACGACATTTTGATGTTTGACAAGGGGCTAGCCGACTTGTTTATCGAGAGGCCTCGCCTCGTCTTGCCCGAGGCGGACAAGGTGGTCAAAGAGGTGGTGGAGGAGAAGGACCCGGAGACGGCTAAGAAGCTCCGTAGGTTCTACTTCAGGGTGAGGGGGTCGCCTCTGGTGGTTCCGCTCAGGAAGTTGAGGTCTGAGTACATTGGCCGCTTGATTAGGGTGGAGGGGATTGTGACTAGGCAGACTCCGCCTAAGCACTTCCTCTACAAGGCCCTCTACCGTTGTACTCAGTGCGGCTACGAGATTGAGCTTGTGCAAGAGCTGGAGCGGCACGTGGAGCCCCCGGCCAAGTGCCCCAGGTGCGGCGCGTCGAAGAGCTTCACTCTTGTGACTGAGCTGAGCCAGTACATCGATTGGCAGAAGGTGATTGTGCAAGAGAGGCCTGAGGATCTGCCGCCTGGCCAACTGCCGAGGAGCGTCGAGGTCGTCCTCCTGGACGACTTGGTGGACTCTGTGAAGCCGGGCGACATAGTCTCGCTGACCGGCATAGTGGACCTCACCTTGAGCGAGCTGAGGAAGGGGAGGCCCCCCATCGTCACCTCCTACATACAGGGGGTCCACGTGGAGACTACCAACAAGGAGCTTGTGGAGGAGATAACTAGCGAGGACGAGCAGAAGATCTTGGAGCTGTCTAGGAGGCCCGACGTGAGGGAGCTCATAGTGAGGTCCATTGCCCCCTCTATATACGGCTACGAGGAGATAAAGGAGGCCATCGCCTGCCTCCTCTTCGGCGGCAACGAGATAGTGTACCCAGACGGGGTGAGGGTGAGGGGCGACATCAACATACTGCTGATAGGCGACCCGGGAACCGCCAAGTCTCAGCTCCTCAAGTTCGTGGCCAAGATAGCCCCCCGCGCCGTCTACACCACGGGCAAGGGGTCCTCTGCGGCTGGCCTCACCGCGGCCGTGGTGCGGGACAAGCTCACGGGGGAGTTCTACCTAGAGGCCGGCGCCCTCGTCCTCGCAGACAAGGGCGTGGCGGTGATCGACGAGATAGACAAAATGGACGCCAAGGACAGGGTAGCCCTCCACGAGGCCATGGAGCAGAACACCGTGTCTATAAGCAAGGCGGGCATCGTGGCCACTCTCAACGCGAGAGCCGCCGTCCTCGCCGCGGCCAACCCGGCCTTCGGCCGCTATTTGCCAAACCGCACTGTGGCAGAGAACATCGACCTCCCCGTCTCCCTCCTCAGCCGCTTCGACCTCATCTTCGTGATCAGGGACGAGCCCCGGGAGGACTTCGACTCTGCAGTGGCCGGCCACATCTTAGACCTCCACTCGGGGAAGACGCCCGAGGCCTTTAGAGACGTCCTCAGGCCTGACTTCCTCCGCAAGTACATAATGTACGCCAGGAGGTACGTGAGGCCCATCTTGAGCGAGGAGGCAAAGGAGAGGATAAAGGCATTCTACCTGGAGATGAGGAGGCGCTACCAGGGGCCGGGCACGGCCATCGCCATAACTGCGCGCCAGCTAGAGGCGTTGATACGTTTGACCACCGCCGAGGCCAAGATGCGTCTCTCCCCAATAGCCACCGCCGAAGACGCCGAGAGGGCCATACGCCTCTACCTAGCCTTCCTAAAGTCTGTGGGCATAGACGTGGAGTCCGGCGCCATTGACATAGACGCCATACTCACGGGAGTCCCCGCGTCCCGCCGCGAGGCCTACATACGCGTAGTAGAGCTGTTAAAGAAGCTGGAGGAGATCGAGAAGGGGCCAGTCAAGGTAGACCTCTTAAAGGCGGAGGCAGAGAAGCTCGGCATACCCGGCCCCGAGGTGCAGCGCATAATCGACTTGCTCATACGCAACGGCGAGGCCTACACCCCGAGGCCCGGCTACATAAAGCGCGTAGCCTAG